From the Erythrolamprus reginae isolate rEryReg1 chromosome Z, rEryReg1.hap1, whole genome shotgun sequence genome, one window contains:
- the LOC139153688 gene encoding vomeronasal type-2 receptor 26-like codes for MLGIIAILLLPELAMTAKPLKCTGNEAIQIPQEWYQEGEFLIGGLMSHVHYMFPKIIFNKHPSEESVNIPFVITKFYQHILALVFAVKEINKDPHILPNITLGFHIYDSYSAALMTYRTTLDLLFKLHKIVPNYICGTEKKIVGIIGGMSPETSIRMAEILQLFKIPQISYGSFQLVATDEYRFPPFYRMAPKEDLQYEGLVQLLLYFGWKWVGFVIADDKHGEHFIQIIEPRLSQNKICSEFTERVDRNFHFYDGIGLVERCVRHITLFTNKTTNAVIIHGENIVFMWLASTLLLTPIFLPTALDTSQKYSARKVWITMAQNDFTLHTFQRELDMQIFHGAISFSIIKKELPGFQQYIQAVTPSGENQDGFMRDFWNQAFSCSIPNKDAPEDGECTGEERLEDLPAPFFETSVLSHSYSIYNAIYAVAQALHDARVIRTHHNAQKDMDQIQSKIIEAWKLHSSLQAISFNNNAGDEIKFSEDGALEAGFDIVNLITFPNKSYINIPVGGMDPQAHPGRMFLIHQDKIHWHHEFTQLPPPSLCNKPCPPGKIKNKIEGRKFCCYDCAPCPENTISRQTDLENCDSCPKFQFPNEAHDECIPKTMTFLCFEEPLGITLVFLSLLFSLVTALVFIIFMKQRDTPIVKANNRNLTYLLLASLFLCFLCSLLFIGQPNKTTCLLRQTTFGIIFSIAISAILAKTITVVVAFLASKPGSLFHIWVGQKLAYSIIWFCSFIQVVICIVWLGTYPPFPDVDMQTLYGEMIVECHEGSIIMFYCVLCYMGLLALLSFTVAFLARKLPDSFNEAKFITFSMLVFCSVWLTFVPTYLSTKGKYMVAVEIFSILSSGVGLLGCIFTPKIYIIILRPELNTREQLTYKK; via the exons ATGTTGGGAATTATTGCCATATTGTTGCTTCCAGAATTGGCCATGACGGCAAAACCTCTTAAGTGCACTGGAAATGAAGCCATTCAAATTCCACAGGAATGGTACCAGGAAGGTGAATTTCTCATTGGTGGATTGATGTCCCATGTTCACTACATGTTtcccaaaattattttcaataaacATCCATCTGAGGAATCTGTTAACATCCCATT TGTGATAACAAAGTTCTACCAACACATCTTGGCTTTAGTGTTTGCTGTGAAAGAGATCAACAAGGATCCTCACATCTTGCCCAACATCACTCTTGGATTCCACATCTATGACAGCTACTCAGCTGCACTAATGACCTATCGTACCACTCTGGATCTGCTTTTTAAGTTGCATAAAATTGTCCCCAACTATATCTGTGGGACTGAAAAGAAAATTGTGGGGATCATCGGAGGGATGAGCCCTGAAACATCCATACGCATGGCAGAAATTTTGCAGCTTTTCAAGATTCCACAG aTTTCATATGGCTCATTTCAATTGGTAGCAACTGATGAATATCGGTTCCCCCCTTTTTATCGCATGGCCCCCAAGGAAGATCTCCAGTATGAGGGTTTAGTCCAGCTCCTCCTGTACTTTGGATGGAAATGGGTAGGATTTGTCATTGCAGATGACAAACATGGAGAACATTTCATCCAAATTATAGAACCCAGGCTCTCACAAAATAAAATCTGCTCTGAATTCACTGAAAGGGTTGACAGAAATTTCCATTTTTATGATGGAATAGGTTTGGTTGAACGATGTGTAAGGCACATTACTTTGTtcacaaacaaaacaacaaatgCAGTTATTATACATGGAGAAAATATAGTCTTTATGTGGCTGGCCTCTACTCTACTACTGACTCCAATTTTTCTTCCAACGGCTCTTGATACTTCACAGAAATATTCTGCAAGAAAAGTGTGGATCACAATGGCTCAAAATGATTTCACATTACATACCTTCCAAAGGGAGCTTGATATGCAAATATTCCATGGAGcaatttccttctcaattatcaAAAAAGAACTTCCAGGTTTCCAACAATACATACAGGCTGTCACCCCTTCTGGGGAAAATCAAGATGGCTTTATGAGAGATTTTTGGAACCAAGCTTTTAGCTGCTCAATACCAAATAAAGATGCTCCTGAAGATGGGGAATGTACTGGAGAAGAAAGACTGGAGGATCTTCCAGCACCCTTCTTTGAAACCAGTGTGCTTAGCCATAGTTACAGTATCTACAATGCCATCTATGCTGTGGCTCAAGCCTTACATGATGCTCGTGTAATTAGGACACATCACAATGCACAAAAGGACATGGATCAAATACAATCAAAGATAATAGAAGCCTGGAAG CTCCACTCATCTCTGCAGGCAATTTCTTTCAACAACAATGCTGGAGATGAAATTAAATTCAGTGAAGATGGAGCCCTCGAAGCTGGATTTGACATTGTAAATTTGATTACTTTCCCAAACAAATCTTACATCAACATCCCAGTTGGAGGAATGGATCCGCAAGCTCATCCAGGAAGAATGTTCCTCATTCATCAAGATAAAATCCATTGGCATCATGAATTCACTCAG CTACCTCCTCCCTCCTTATGTAATAAGCCTTGTCCtcctggaaaaataaaaaacaagattGAAGGGCGGAAATTTTGCTGCTATGATTGTGCTCCATGTCCTGAAAATACGATATCCAGACAAACAG ATTTGGAGAATTGTGACAGTTGTCCAAAGTTTCAGTTTCCAAATGAAGCTCATGATGAATGCATTCCAAAGACAATGACTTTCCTCTGCTTTGAAGAACCACTGGGCATTACTCtggtgtttctctctcttcttttttctctggTTACAGCTTTGGTGTTTATAATTTTCATGAAACAACGCGACACTCCCATTGTAAAAGCCAACAATCGCAACCTTACATACCTTCTActtgcctctctctttctatgtTTCCTCTGTTCACTTCTGTTCATTGGACAGCCCAATAAGACAACCTGCCTCCTCCGACAAACAACATTTGGCATCATTTTCTCTATTGCAATCTCTGCTATATTAGCCAAAACAATCACTGTTGTTGTAGCATTCCTAGCATCAAAGCCAGGAAGCCTCTTCCACATATGGGTGGGGCAAAAGTTGGCCTATTCTATTATCTGGTTCTGCTCCTTCATTCAAGTAGTTATTTGTATTGTTTGGCTGGGTACTTATCCCCCATTTCCAGATGTAGACATGCAGACACTCTATGGAGAAATGATAGTTGAATGCCACGAAGGCTCCATCATCATGTTTTACTGTGTCTTGTGCTACATGGGCCTCTTGGCTCTTCTCAGCTTCACTGTGGCCTTCTTAGCCAGGAAGTTACCAGAcagtttcaatgaagccaagttcattactttcAGTATGTTGGTTTTCTGCAGTGTTTGGTTGACCTTTGTCCCCACctatctgagcaccaaagggaagtatatggtggctgtggagatcttctctaTCCTGTCTTCTGGTGTTGGTTTACTGGGATGCATCTTCACCCCCAAAATCTATATAATTATACTGAGGCCTGAGCTCAACACTAGAGAGCAATTAACatataagaaataa